The following are from one region of the Stigmatella ashevillena genome:
- a CDS encoding FUSC family protein: protein MLRRLVEHTKEVTRFAPVKPAVMAGVRAAIATLFPVVVADALHIPDALWLSVGGFNTSFADRGGSYRTRALSMSAGLFAGALAAIAGGWVGQYPLLAIPVAFGWITACSYAGVFGAAANVVGNTSASAFVISMALPSSSFSEVLLRAGLLGLGGLWALVLSLVLWPIRPYRPARMAVSHCFQRVADYAGAVGQLSREGADAAAWQAVILGHHGRIREALEVAGSTLAATRRGRGEMGRGERLLVLLQMADALFRAMIALGDVMESLVQENRGTPGGEEVARTLAAFSATLQELARITETEGRPRTLPSLEWDAAAFKAILVRADTVGEPRPLEAGERAKCLHAARLLERLREVSGSAVRMATGLSGERVSSRSSPVVQRPSVLAPLRDNLSLDSVVLRHALRVGFTTTLAVGLSAHFIQSHGYWVTITVLTIMQPYTGTTFLKGLQRIAGTMVGGILAVAVASWFHEPQAILVLVFLTVAISIAVIPLNYGLYTVFLTLTFVLLAEVGTGDWGLARVRIINTLIGGALALACTWLLWERPERELFPKHLAAALRAHRDYVLLVFSSGLEGGRGVEEALSEAQRKMGLETLNAEASFQRLLSEPRRRTEPLEPLMTLLTYTRRLAASVVSIASSFQYLGVERSRERLEHFVSAAGRVLEDLAEAVGTGRTPASLDDFEEALGRSALPPEGTDSLLGIQLERVARHLTILHGAASRRGERAPFECPPTPDKASA, encoded by the coding sequence ATGCTCCGGCGCTTGGTGGAACACACGAAGGAGGTGACCCGTTTTGCGCCCGTGAAACCGGCGGTGATGGCGGGAGTTCGGGCGGCGATTGCCACCCTCTTCCCCGTGGTGGTGGCGGACGCCCTTCACATTCCGGATGCTCTGTGGCTGAGCGTGGGGGGATTCAATACCTCCTTCGCGGACCGGGGAGGCTCCTACCGGACCCGTGCCCTCAGCATGAGCGCGGGATTGTTCGCCGGAGCCCTCGCGGCCATCGCTGGTGGGTGGGTGGGGCAGTATCCCCTCTTGGCCATCCCGGTGGCTTTTGGATGGATCACCGCGTGCTCCTACGCGGGCGTCTTCGGGGCTGCGGCGAACGTGGTGGGCAACACCTCGGCCAGCGCCTTCGTCATCTCCATGGCTTTGCCCTCCTCGAGCTTCTCCGAGGTCCTGCTCCGGGCGGGTCTCCTGGGCCTGGGAGGCCTCTGGGCCTTGGTGCTCTCCCTGGTGCTCTGGCCGATCCGGCCTTACCGGCCCGCCCGCATGGCGGTCTCCCATTGCTTCCAGCGCGTGGCGGACTACGCGGGCGCGGTGGGCCAACTCTCCCGGGAGGGGGCCGATGCGGCTGCCTGGCAGGCCGTCATCCTGGGGCACCATGGGCGGATTCGCGAGGCCCTCGAGGTGGCCGGCAGCACCCTGGCGGCCACCCGCCGGGGCCGGGGAGAGATGGGACGGGGTGAGCGTCTCCTGGTCCTGCTGCAGATGGCGGATGCCCTGTTCAGGGCGATGATCGCCCTGGGGGATGTGATGGAGAGCCTGGTGCAGGAGAACCGGGGGACGCCGGGCGGGGAGGAGGTGGCGCGCACCCTGGCGGCTTTTTCGGCCACGCTCCAGGAACTGGCGCGCATCACCGAGACCGAGGGTCGGCCGCGGACGCTGCCCTCGCTGGAGTGGGACGCGGCGGCTTTCAAGGCGATCCTCGTGCGGGCGGATACGGTGGGGGAGCCGCGTCCTTTGGAAGCAGGAGAGCGGGCGAAGTGTCTGCATGCCGCGCGGCTCCTGGAGCGGCTGCGCGAGGTCTCGGGGTCCGCGGTGAGGATGGCCACAGGCTTGTCCGGTGAGCGGGTGTCCTCTCGGAGCAGTCCCGTCGTGCAGCGCCCCTCGGTTCTCGCGCCGCTCCGGGACAATCTCTCTCTGGACTCGGTGGTGCTCCGGCACGCGCTCCGGGTGGGCTTCACCACGACGCTCGCGGTGGGGCTCTCGGCCCACTTCATCCAGAGCCATGGCTATTGGGTGACGATCACCGTGCTGACCATCATGCAGCCCTACACGGGGACGACCTTTCTCAAGGGGCTGCAACGGATTGCGGGCACGATGGTGGGAGGCATTCTCGCCGTAGCGGTGGCCTCCTGGTTCCACGAGCCCCAGGCCATCCTGGTGTTGGTGTTCCTGACGGTGGCGATCAGCATCGCCGTCATCCCGCTCAACTACGGGCTCTATACCGTCTTTCTCACGCTGACCTTCGTGCTCTTGGCCGAGGTGGGAACCGGGGACTGGGGGCTGGCCCGGGTGCGCATCATCAACACCCTGATCGGCGGGGCCCTGGCCCTGGCATGCACCTGGCTGCTCTGGGAACGGCCGGAGCGGGAACTCTTCCCCAAGCACCTGGCGGCGGCGCTGCGGGCCCACCGGGACTACGTCCTTCTCGTTTTTTCCTCCGGCCTGGAAGGCGGCCGGGGAGTGGAGGAGGCGCTCTCCGAGGCGCAGCGGAAGATGGGCCTGGAGACGCTCAACGCGGAGGCCTCCTTCCAGCGCCTGCTGTCCGAGCCCCGGCGGCGCACCGAGCCGCTCGAGCCCTTGATGACCTTGCTGACCTACACGCGGCGCCTCGCGGCGTCCGTCGTCTCCATCGCCTCCTCTTTTCAGTACCTGGGCGTGGAGCGGTCCCGAGAGCGCCTGGAGCACTTCGTGAGCGCGGCGGGTCGGGTTCTGGAGGATCTGGCCGAAGCGGTGGGGACGGGGCGGACGCCCGCGTCGCTCGATGACTTCGAGGAGGCGCTCGGCCGGAGCGCGCTTCCTCCAGAAGGGACGGACTCCCTGCTGGGCATTCAGCTCGAGCGGGTGGCGCGCCACCTCACGATTTTGCACGGCGCGGCGTCGCGCCGCGGGGAGCGTGCCCCTTTCGAGTGTCCTCCCACTCCGGACAAGGCGTCCGCGTAG
- a CDS encoding FAD-dependent oxidoreductase, with protein sequence MDIIVLGGGVSGLSCAIRLREAGHAVQLWARELSPHTTSDVAAAMWYPYLASPKERVLRWGQRTYEVLRTLALRPETGVQMVHGVELFTERVPDPWWASSVPGFRRATPEERPPGYSEGYAFEVPVIEMPRYLPFLQERFRELGGPLHLREVHSLEEAWSEAPTVINCTGLGARTLVGDDALFPIRGEVLRVSPSPTRRFFIDESEARGMAYIIPRTTDCILGGTAEGGVESLTPHATEAEGILSRCRRLLPEGTLLNVVEHRVGLRPGRPSVRLEAEHVQERRVIHNYGHGGAGVTLSWGCAEEVQSLVESPR encoded by the coding sequence ATGGACATCATCGTCTTGGGAGGAGGGGTCTCGGGGCTCTCGTGCGCAATCCGCCTGAGGGAGGCAGGGCATGCCGTGCAGCTCTGGGCCCGCGAGCTGTCCCCGCACACCACCTCGGACGTGGCCGCCGCCATGTGGTACCCCTACCTGGCCTCTCCGAAGGAGCGCGTCCTGAGGTGGGGCCAGCGCACCTACGAGGTGCTGCGCACCCTGGCCCTCCGGCCGGAGACGGGCGTCCAGATGGTTCACGGGGTCGAGCTCTTCACCGAGAGGGTTCCAGACCCATGGTGGGCCTCCAGCGTGCCCGGCTTCCGCAGGGCCACCCCCGAAGAGCGGCCTCCTGGCTACTCCGAGGGCTATGCCTTCGAAGTCCCTGTCATCGAGATGCCGCGCTATCTCCCCTTCCTCCAGGAGCGCTTCCGCGAGCTGGGAGGCCCGTTGCACCTGCGCGAGGTCCATTCCCTGGAGGAAGCCTGGAGTGAGGCGCCGACCGTTATCAATTGCACGGGCCTGGGCGCACGCACGTTGGTGGGGGATGACGCGCTCTTCCCCATCCGGGGCGAGGTGCTGCGCGTGTCCCCCTCCCCCACCCGCCGTTTCTTCATCGATGAGAGCGAAGCGCGCGGCATGGCCTACATCATTCCCCGCACCACCGATTGCATCCTGGGGGGAACCGCCGAGGGAGGCGTGGAGTCCCTGACGCCCCATGCCACGGAGGCCGAAGGCATCCTCTCGCGTTGCCGGCGGCTGTTGCCCGAGGGCACCTTGCTAAATGTCGTGGAGCACCGGGTTGGGCTGAGACCGGGCCGTCCCTCCGTGCGCCTCGAGGCCGAGCACGTCCAGGAGCGCCGGGTCATCCACAACTACGGCCACGGGGGAGCCGGGGTCACCCTGTCCTGGGGATGTGCCGAGGAAGTGCAATCGCTCGTCGAGTCCCCGCGCTGA
- a CDS encoding YgiQ family radical SAM protein, which yields MAFPARYAHPFLPTTRADLEARGWKQLDIIIVSGDAYVDHPAFGPVLIARFLEGRGFKVGLISQPDWHSAEPFKVLGKPRLFFGVAAGNLDSMLNRLTAQKKNRSEDQYSPGGRTNCRPDRATIVYGQRCREAYPDVPIILGGIEASLRRIAHYDYWSDNLRRSILFDAKANLLIFGMGERPVWEVADRMNRGESIEQIRDVRGTAYLINDAEMKRHEADPAKRAADRKTVILPSFEEVLADKSAFAVMTRDFQMETNPGNARPLAQRHGNRAIFMNPPALPLEDGVGTGANPVAMDEMYDLPFNRVPHPMYKNEGIPAYETVKHSVVLMRGCFGGCTFCSITEHEGRVIQSRSAESVLREVRALRRMGDFRGTITDLGGPTANMYKLKCKSEDIEKKCRKLSCVHPGVCENLQTDHGPLIDLMREVRQEEGIKHVFIASGVRYDLAERSPEYVKELAAHHVGGQLSVAPEHVSPRVLEKMKKPGIESFERFQTMFACASEEAGKEQYDIPYFISGHPGSTLEDMVELALWLKKNGKRPRQVQDFIPTPMAVATTMYYTGIDPLKMEPVYTARGLREKRLQKALLLYWNPEHWPMAREALEQAGREDLIGRGPTALVPPESAGEAERRRREERRAR from the coding sequence ATGGCCTTCCCTGCCCGATACGCTCATCCCTTCCTTCCAACCACCCGTGCCGACCTGGAGGCCCGGGGCTGGAAGCAGCTCGACATCATCATCGTCAGCGGGGACGCCTACGTGGACCATCCCGCCTTCGGACCGGTCCTCATCGCCCGGTTCCTCGAAGGGCGAGGGTTCAAGGTAGGCCTCATCTCCCAGCCTGACTGGCACTCGGCCGAGCCTTTCAAGGTGCTGGGCAAGCCCCGGCTCTTCTTCGGGGTGGCCGCCGGCAACCTCGACTCGATGTTGAACCGGCTCACCGCCCAGAAGAAGAACCGCTCGGAGGACCAGTACAGCCCTGGGGGAAGGACGAACTGCCGGCCGGACCGCGCCACCATCGTCTACGGCCAGCGCTGCCGGGAGGCCTATCCGGACGTTCCCATCATCCTGGGCGGCATCGAGGCCTCCCTGCGGCGCATCGCCCACTATGACTACTGGAGCGACAACCTCCGCCGCTCCATCCTCTTCGACGCCAAGGCGAACCTGCTCATCTTCGGCATGGGCGAGCGCCCAGTCTGGGAGGTGGCCGACCGCATGAACCGCGGGGAATCCATCGAGCAGATCCGCGACGTGCGCGGCACCGCCTACCTCATCAATGACGCGGAGATGAAGCGCCACGAGGCAGACCCGGCGAAGCGGGCCGCGGACCGCAAGACGGTCATCCTGCCTTCCTTTGAAGAAGTCCTCGCGGACAAGAGCGCCTTCGCGGTGATGACGCGCGACTTCCAGATGGAGACCAATCCGGGCAACGCGCGTCCCCTGGCCCAGCGCCACGGCAACCGCGCCATCTTCATGAACCCCCCTGCGCTGCCCCTGGAGGACGGGGTGGGCACCGGCGCGAACCCGGTGGCCATGGACGAGATGTACGACTTGCCGTTCAACCGCGTGCCGCACCCCATGTACAAGAACGAGGGCATCCCCGCCTACGAGACGGTGAAGCACTCCGTGGTGCTGATGCGCGGCTGCTTTGGCGGGTGCACCTTCTGCTCCATCACCGAGCACGAGGGCCGCGTCATCCAGAGCCGCTCCGCCGAGAGCGTGCTGCGCGAGGTGCGCGCCCTGCGCCGGATGGGGGATTTCCGGGGCACCATCACGGACCTGGGCGGCCCCACGGCCAACATGTACAAGCTCAAGTGCAAGAGCGAGGACATCGAGAAGAAGTGCCGCAAGCTGTCGTGTGTACACCCCGGCGTCTGCGAGAACCTCCAGACGGACCATGGGCCGCTCATCGATCTGATGCGCGAGGTGCGCCAGGAGGAGGGCATCAAGCACGTCTTCATCGCCAGTGGCGTGCGGTACGACCTGGCGGAGCGCTCCCCCGAGTATGTGAAGGAGCTGGCCGCGCACCACGTGGGAGGCCAGTTGTCGGTGGCCCCCGAGCACGTCTCCCCCCGGGTGCTGGAGAAGATGAAGAAGCCCGGCATCGAGAGCTTCGAGCGCTTCCAGACGATGTTCGCCTGTGCCAGCGAGGAGGCCGGCAAGGAGCAGTACGACATCCCCTACTTCATCAGCGGGCACCCCGGCTCGACGCTGGAGGACATGGTCGAGCTGGCGCTGTGGCTGAAGAAGAACGGCAAACGGCCCCGCCAGGTGCAGGACTTCATCCCCACGCCGATGGCCGTGGCCACCACCATGTATTACACGGGGATCGATCCACTGAAGATGGAGCCCGTCTACACGGCGCGGGGCCTGCGGGAGAAGCGGCTCCAGAAGGCGCTCCTGCTCTACTGGAACCCCGAGCATTGGCCCATGGCCCGGGAGGCCCTGGAGCAGGCGGGCCGCGAGGATCTCATTGGCCGTGGACCCACCGCCCTGGTTCCTCCCGAGAGCGCGGGAGAGGCCGAGCGTCGGCGCCGCGAGGAGCGGCGGGCCCGCTAA
- a CDS encoding serine hydrolase domain-containing protein has protein sequence MAAFGIDVDPGEVGLNAKQLRRVDTHLKRYVDDGRLAGWQVMVSRRGKVAHLTSYGLADKEANRPVETDTLWRIYSMTKPITSVAAMMLWEEGAFELSDPVSRWLPEFAAPRVYTGGTAAKPVTVPATEPIRVWHLLTHTAGLTYAFHRVHVTDELHRLRGFEFGVPEGFDLAACVRAWAEIPLTFQPGAEWNYSVATDVLGRLIEVISGQSLDVFFAERIFKPLGMTDTAFSCPPESQGRLAALYALSPGRPGPVRSDSIGKGVTGRPSWLSGGGGLVSTTRDYTRFTWMLLNGGELEGARLLSPRTVAYMTRNHLPGGADLAAYGRPLFAETRFDGVGFGLGFGVVLDPVAHRTLTSPGEYHWGGMASTAFWVDPSERLSVVFMTQLLPSSAHPIRSQLRQLVYPALID, from the coding sequence ATGGCGGCCTTCGGCATTGATGTGGACCCAGGCGAAGTTGGCCTGAACGCGAAGCAGTTGCGCCGTGTCGACACGCACCTGAAACGGTACGTCGACGATGGGCGGCTCGCCGGCTGGCAGGTCATGGTCTCTCGCCGCGGCAAGGTCGCCCACCTGACGTCGTACGGCCTCGCCGACAAGGAGGCGAACCGTCCGGTCGAGACAGACACCCTCTGGCGCATCTACTCCATGACGAAACCCATCACCTCTGTCGCGGCGATGATGCTGTGGGAGGAAGGGGCCTTCGAGCTGTCGGATCCCGTCAGCCGGTGGCTGCCCGAGTTCGCCGCGCCGCGCGTGTACACCGGTGGGACGGCGGCCAAGCCCGTCACCGTGCCCGCGACGGAGCCCATCCGCGTGTGGCATCTGCTGACTCATACGGCGGGGCTGACCTATGCCTTTCACCGGGTCCACGTCACCGATGAACTTCACCGGCTCCGAGGCTTCGAGTTCGGCGTGCCCGAAGGGTTTGATCTCGCCGCCTGCGTCCGCGCATGGGCCGAGATTCCGCTCACCTTCCAGCCCGGCGCGGAGTGGAACTACTCGGTGGCGACGGACGTCCTCGGACGCCTCATCGAGGTCATCTCGGGCCAGAGCCTCGATGTCTTCTTCGCCGAGCGCATCTTCAAGCCGCTCGGGATGACCGACACCGCCTTCAGCTGCCCCCCCGAGTCGCAGGGCCGGTTGGCGGCGCTGTACGCTCTCTCTCCTGGGCGCCCCGGACCCGTGCGCTCCGATTCCATCGGAAAGGGCGTGACGGGCCGCCCGTCCTGGTTGTCGGGGGGCGGCGGACTGGTGTCAACGACGCGGGACTACACGCGCTTCACCTGGATGCTTCTGAACGGCGGGGAACTCGAGGGCGCGCGGCTGCTCTCCCCGAGAACCGTGGCCTACATGACCCGGAACCACCTGCCGGGCGGGGCGGACCTCGCCGCCTATGGTCGGCCGCTGTTCGCCGAGACGCGGTTCGATGGGGTCGGGTTCGGGCTCGGCTTCGGCGTCGTCCTCGATCCGGTCGCCCACCGCACCCTCACGAGCCCGGGCGAGTACCACTGGGGCGGCATGGCGAGCACCGCGTTCTGGGTGGACCCTTCCGAGCGCTTGAGCGTCGTGTTCATGACCCAGCTGCTCCCCTCCAGCGCGCACCCCATCCGCTCCCAGTTGCGGCAGCTCGTCTATCCCGCGCTCATCGACTGA
- a CDS encoding beta-class carbonic anhydrase, which produces MSKLRDEVLSANAAYAEGFGDKGKLALPPARRFAVLTCMDARIDPAKLAGLQEGDAHVIRNAGGRASDDAIRSLVISYKLLGTQEFFVIHHTHCGMQLFTEETLRGLLKSSLETAVLEEGRWKDIGQGPGSAQGEFVDWLTIKDLAESVVVDVERIRTSPLVPKRIPIHGFIYHVETGRLIEVPRATEVGRAA; this is translated from the coding sequence ATGAGCAAGCTTCGCGATGAGGTTCTCTCCGCCAATGCCGCCTATGCCGAGGGGTTCGGCGACAAAGGCAAGCTGGCGCTGCCCCCCGCACGGCGCTTCGCCGTGTTGACCTGCATGGACGCGCGCATCGATCCCGCCAAGCTCGCGGGGCTCCAAGAAGGCGATGCGCACGTCATCCGCAACGCCGGAGGCCGGGCGAGTGACGATGCCATCCGCTCGCTCGTCATCTCCTACAAGCTGCTGGGCACCCAGGAGTTCTTCGTCATCCACCATACCCATTGCGGCATGCAGCTCTTCACGGAGGAGACGCTCCGCGGACTGCTCAAGAGCAGCCTCGAGACGGCGGTGCTCGAAGAAGGCCGGTGGAAGGACATTGGCCAGGGCCCCGGCTCGGCCCAGGGCGAGTTCGTGGACTGGCTCACGATCAAGGATCTCGCGGAGAGCGTGGTGGTAGACGTGGAGCGCATCCGCACCAGCCCGCTCGTGCCCAAGCGCATCCCCATCCACGGGTTCATCTACCACGTCGAGACGGGCCGCCTGATCGAGGTCCCCCGGGCCACCGAGGTGGGCCGCGCTGCTTGA
- a CDS encoding ABC transporter substrate-binding protein/permease → MLVVWGALTSCHREADSGLERVRRAGVLRWGADAQGGEPYAMEDPSRPGQYRGFEVELAEALGRELGVRAELVQNDWSNLIPSLERGGSFDVAMNGMEITPSRAGRVLFTRPYYLFNLLLMARRDDASVSGLESLKGRRVGTLANSLAWELLLGSGAQAIPYEGVEEPYIDLEQGRLDAVLMDDLIAQRYGMPKKALWGVGDVGQGYYAIAVRRGEEDLRQALDEALGRIARSGELRAILSRWRIDNAAQQRMVEWTEAQTRDVLASTRTTALEPGHAVMFLQAAGVTLLVSVGAMALAVPLGLLLALVRLYGPRWLGGLATAYVELLRGTPVLLQLYVLYFGLAGVLRLDALSAAILGLGLNYAAYEAEVYRAGVLAVPRGQMEAALALGMTTPLALRRVVVPQAFRVALPGVTNDFIALLKDSSLVSVISVVELTKRMTIVAVDVRSWLLPGAMCAALYLAMSYPLSRLARWLEAKLERA, encoded by the coding sequence GTGCTGGTGGTGTGGGGGGCGCTGACGTCTTGCCACCGGGAGGCAGACTCGGGGCTTGAGCGGGTGCGGCGCGCAGGGGTGCTTCGCTGGGGCGCGGATGCGCAGGGCGGGGAACCCTATGCGATGGAGGATCCCTCTCGGCCCGGCCAGTACCGGGGATTCGAGGTGGAGCTGGCGGAGGCGCTCGGGCGCGAGCTGGGCGTCCGCGCCGAGCTGGTCCAAAACGATTGGTCCAATCTCATCCCCTCCCTGGAGCGCGGCGGCTCCTTCGATGTGGCGATGAACGGCATGGAGATCACCCCCTCCCGCGCGGGACGGGTGCTTTTCACGCGGCCCTACTACCTGTTCAACCTGCTGCTCATGGCTCGGCGGGACGATGCCTCCGTGTCGGGACTCGAGTCCCTCAAAGGGCGCCGTGTCGGGACGTTGGCCAATTCGCTCGCGTGGGAGCTGCTGCTGGGCAGCGGCGCCCAGGCCATTCCCTATGAGGGCGTCGAGGAGCCCTACATCGACCTGGAGCAGGGCCGGCTGGACGCGGTGCTGATGGATGATCTCATCGCCCAGCGCTACGGCATGCCGAAGAAGGCGCTCTGGGGGGTGGGGGATGTGGGGCAGGGGTACTACGCCATCGCCGTGCGGCGCGGTGAAGAGGACCTGCGGCAGGCGCTCGACGAGGCCCTGGGGCGCATCGCCCGCTCGGGGGAGCTCAGGGCCATTCTGAGCCGCTGGCGCATCGACAATGCCGCGCAGCAGCGCATGGTGGAGTGGACCGAGGCGCAGACGCGCGACGTGCTGGCCTCCACGCGGACCACCGCCCTGGAGCCGGGCCATGCCGTGATGTTCCTCCAGGCTGCGGGGGTGACACTGCTCGTCTCCGTGGGCGCCATGGCCCTGGCGGTTCCGTTGGGGTTGCTGCTGGCGCTGGTGCGGCTCTATGGACCCCGGTGGCTGGGCGGGCTGGCCACGGCCTATGTGGAGTTGCTGCGGGGAACGCCGGTGCTGTTGCAGCTCTACGTCCTCTATTTCGGGCTGGCGGGCGTGCTGCGGCTGGACGCCCTCAGCGCCGCCATTCTGGGACTGGGCCTCAACTACGCCGCCTACGAGGCAGAGGTGTACCGCGCGGGAGTCCTGGCCGTGCCCCGGGGGCAGATGGAGGCGGCGCTGGCGCTGGGGATGACGACCCCGCTGGCGCTGCGCCGGGTGGTGGTGCCTCAAGCCTTCCGGGTGGCGCTCCCAGGCGTGACGAACGATTTCATCGCCTTGTTGAAGGACAGCTCGCTGGTGTCCGTCATCTCCGTGGTCGAGCTGACCAAGCGCATGACGATCGTCGCCGTGGATGTCCGGAGCTGGCTGTTGCCGGGGGCGATGTGCGCGGCGCTCTACCTGGCGATGAGCTACCCCTTGTCCCGCCTGGCCCGGTGGCTCGAGGCGAAGCTGGAGCGTGCATGA
- a CDS encoding amino acid ABC transporter ATP-binding protein: MIDVRGLTKRYEGHTILDGISAHFRQDEVVALVGPSGGGKSTLLRCLNGLETFDAGTVQVGEHQLSPGSASARGKELWSIRQRVGFVFQQWHLFAHRTALGNVIEAPVHVKHQSLREATERGRELLAKVGLSHREAAYPSELSGGEQQRVAIARALAMDPEVLLLDEPTSALDPERVGALVTLLARLRDEGLSMVVVTHEMRFALALASRVLVLHGGRIIEEGPPGEVLTRPQHERTRAFLGLPS; the protein is encoded by the coding sequence ATGATCGACGTTCGCGGGCTGACCAAGCGCTACGAGGGCCACACGATCCTGGACGGCATCAGCGCGCACTTTCGCCAGGACGAGGTGGTGGCCCTGGTGGGGCCTTCGGGGGGAGGGAAGAGCACGCTGCTGCGGTGCCTCAACGGGCTGGAGACCTTCGACGCGGGAACGGTGCAGGTCGGCGAGCACCAGCTCTCCCCTGGGAGCGCGAGTGCCCGGGGCAAGGAGCTCTGGAGCATCCGGCAGCGGGTGGGCTTCGTCTTTCAGCAGTGGCACCTGTTCGCGCACCGCACGGCGCTGGGCAATGTCATCGAGGCGCCGGTGCACGTGAAGCACCAGAGTCTCCGGGAAGCCACGGAGCGAGGGCGCGAGTTGCTCGCCAAGGTGGGCCTGTCTCACCGCGAGGCGGCCTACCCCTCGGAGTTGTCCGGGGGCGAGCAGCAACGGGTGGCCATCGCGCGGGCATTGGCGATGGACCCCGAGGTGCTCCTGTTGGATGAGCCCACGAGCGCGTTGGACCCCGAGCGGGTGGGAGCGCTCGTCACCCTGCTGGCACGCCTCCGGGACGAGGGGCTGTCGATGGTGGTGGTGACGCACGAGATGCGCTTTGCGCTCGCGCTCGCGTCGCGGGTGTTGGTGCTCCACGGGGGGCGCATCATTGAAGAGGGCCCTCCGGGGGAAGTGCTCACGCGTCCCCAGCACGAGCGGACGCGCGCCTTCCTCGGTTTGCCCTCATAA
- a CDS encoding aminotransferase-like domain-containing protein — protein MTQLKASAVREILKVAERPDILSFAGGLPAPELFPLAAIAQAHAEVFASEGPAALQYSTTEGFAPLREWICSHLAKGGMRVSADQVLITCGSQQGIELTAKVLLDPGDVVVVENPSYLAALQTFSGYEATFAVAGSDDDGMCVEDLERILIERRPKLIYIVPNFHNPKGTSLSLERRHLLVQLAQRHRVLILEDDPYGELRFRGKPLPSLASLDTEGVVLQLSTFSKTLAPGLRIGWVTGPRELIRSLTIAKQASDLHTATLAQRATLKLLNQFDYTGHLNQLRAQYGERCLVMLDALKENMPPGTRWTQPDGGMFVWVELPQGMSAEELFPKALEKKVAFVPGTSFFAAHPRKEFMRLNYSNRPPELIREGIRRLGAVISTQ, from the coding sequence ATGACGCAGCTCAAAGCGTCCGCCGTCCGCGAAATCCTCAAGGTGGCCGAGCGTCCCGACATCCTCTCCTTCGCAGGGGGGCTGCCCGCCCCGGAGCTGTTCCCTCTGGCCGCCATTGCCCAAGCCCATGCCGAGGTCTTCGCCTCGGAGGGGCCGGCGGCATTGCAGTACAGCACCACCGAGGGCTTCGCTCCTCTCCGGGAGTGGATCTGCTCGCACCTGGCCAAGGGAGGCATGCGCGTCAGCGCGGATCAGGTGCTCATCACCTGTGGCTCCCAGCAGGGCATCGAGCTGACGGCCAAGGTGCTGCTGGACCCGGGCGATGTGGTGGTGGTGGAGAATCCCAGCTACCTGGCCGCCCTGCAGACCTTCAGTGGGTACGAGGCCACGTTCGCCGTCGCGGGCAGCGATGATGACGGCATGTGCGTGGAGGACTTGGAGCGCATCCTCATCGAGCGCCGCCCCAAGCTCATCTACATCGTCCCCAACTTCCACAACCCGAAGGGCACCAGCCTCTCGCTCGAGCGCCGTCACCTGCTCGTCCAGCTCGCGCAGCGCCACCGCGTGCTCATCCTCGAGGATGACCCGTATGGCGAGCTGCGCTTCCGCGGCAAGCCCCTGCCGTCGCTGGCGTCGCTGGACACCGAGGGCGTCGTCCTCCAGCTGAGCACGTTCTCGAAGACGCTCGCCCCCGGGCTGCGCATTGGCTGGGTGACCGGCCCCCGAGAGCTCATCCGCAGCCTCACCATCGCCAAGCAGGCTTCAGACCTGCATACCGCCACGCTGGCCCAGCGGGCGACCCTCAAGCTGCTGAACCAGTTCGACTACACCGGGCACCTGAACCAGCTCCGCGCCCAGTATGGAGAGCGGTGCCTGGTGATGCTCGACGCCCTGAAGGAGAACATGCCCCCGGGCACCCGCTGGACGCAGCCGGACGGCGGCATGTTCGTCTGGGTGGAGCTGCCGCAGGGGATGAGCGCGGAGGAGCTCTTTCCCAAGGCGCTCGAGAAGAAGGTGGCCTTTGTCCCCGGCACGAGCTTCTTCGCCGCCCACCCGCGCAAGGAGTTCATGCGCTTGAACTACTCCAACCGGCCCCCCGAGCTCATCCGCGAGGGGATCCGCCGGTTGGGGGCGGTGATTTCCACGCAGTAG
- a CDS encoding Lrp/AsnC family transcriptional regulator — MDDLDSRIIDLLQRDGRATQLELSRAVGLSQPAVAERIRKLEERGVITGYAAKVDAARLGKDITAFIGVGIEHPKYFEGFARKVLALPEVLEAHRVAGQDSYVLKVRTTNTKTLDTLLVETLRLIDGVTRTHTTIVLTSIKEETYVSLPLKGDRL; from the coding sequence ATGGACGACCTTGATTCTCGAATCATTGACCTGCTTCAACGGGATGGACGGGCCACCCAGCTGGAGCTGTCCCGGGCGGTCGGGCTGTCCCAGCCCGCCGTGGCCGAGCGCATCCGCAAGCTCGAGGAGCGAGGGGTCATCACCGGTTACGCGGCGAAGGTGGATGCCGCGCGGCTGGGCAAGGACATCACCGCCTTTATCGGCGTGGGCATCGAGCACCCGAAGTACTTCGAGGGGTTCGCCCGGAAGGTGCTGGCCCTGCCGGAAGTGCTCGAAGCCCACCGGGTCGCCGGGCAGGACTCGTACGTCCTCAAGGTGAGGACCACGAACACGAAGACGCTCGACACGCTGCTCGTCGAGACCCTGAGGCTCATCGACGGAGTCACACGCACTCACACCACCATCGTTCTCACCTCCATCAAGGAGGAGACGTACGTTTCCCTGCCGCTGAAAGGAGACCGCCTTTGA